The following coding sequences are from one Paenibacillus tundrae window:
- a CDS encoding beta-glucoside-specific PTS transporter subunit IIABC, which produces MKHQETAQGIIKAVGGTDNINSVYHCVTRLRFDLKDNDKVDNGSLKQLDKVMGTNISGDQFQVIIGNDVSKVFDAMVKDHPAIGQSTETKQPKPDKNKNIILNIFETIAGVFAPMLPAITAAGMLKGLLALFVSVGWMTAGTDVYRILSAIGDGVFHYLPLLIAVSAARKFGSNPFVAIALGTALMYPDMSKLLDGSQSVAFLGIPVTAVSYASSVIPILLAVWLMSFVEKWVDRIIPAALKLLLVPLITLLVMVPVTLIAIGPLGTFVGNGLSGGINWLLNEGGLIAGIVLGGAMALIIMTGMHYALVPIILSNIATLGFDKFLPLTFISNMGQAGATLGVFFRAKDKKLKTVALSTSFTALMGVTEPAMYGVNMKYKKPFAAAMIGSAVGGGFALAFGAKAYVLAGNGGLPGLPSLIGQTFWYSLGGMALAFIVGTIMSVVFGIKEEEGDAEALAQFSPGATASPKATPANNASVDVDDMGAPAPTGNATAVAPMTGKAIPLQEVNDPTFGDELMGKGVAFVPSIGELVSPVTGTVMNVFKTKHAIVVRSDDGMELLIHVGINTVKLRGQYFESHVTSGTRVQAGDLMLTFELDEIAKEYDITTAMVVTNTADYRTVQPVQLGDIQIGQDVLKAEL; this is translated from the coding sequence ATGAAACATCAGGAAACGGCACAGGGAATCATTAAAGCCGTCGGGGGTACAGACAATATTAACTCGGTATATCATTGTGTCACACGGTTACGTTTTGATCTGAAAGATAACGACAAAGTGGATAATGGTTCCCTAAAGCAACTAGATAAAGTCATGGGCACGAATATCTCTGGCGATCAGTTCCAGGTAATCATCGGTAACGATGTATCTAAAGTATTTGATGCAATGGTCAAGGATCATCCAGCCATTGGGCAAAGTACAGAGACGAAACAACCTAAGCCAGATAAAAACAAAAACATCATTCTTAACATTTTCGAGACCATTGCGGGTGTATTTGCACCAATGCTGCCAGCCATTACAGCGGCGGGTATGCTCAAAGGATTGCTTGCCTTATTTGTATCTGTGGGCTGGATGACAGCGGGAACAGATGTATATCGGATTCTCTCAGCTATTGGTGATGGGGTATTCCACTACTTACCGCTACTCATCGCAGTAAGTGCTGCTCGAAAATTCGGCAGTAACCCGTTTGTAGCGATAGCGCTGGGTACGGCACTAATGTATCCAGACATGAGCAAATTGCTTGATGGAAGTCAATCCGTTGCGTTTCTCGGTATTCCAGTAACTGCTGTAAGTTATGCTTCATCGGTTATTCCGATCTTACTTGCAGTATGGCTCATGTCCTTTGTAGAGAAGTGGGTTGACCGCATCATTCCAGCAGCATTGAAATTGTTGCTTGTACCTCTGATTACCTTGCTTGTGATGGTTCCAGTAACGTTAATTGCTATTGGTCCTCTGGGAACATTTGTAGGTAACGGTTTGTCGGGCGGCATTAACTGGTTGCTGAATGAAGGTGGTCTGATCGCGGGTATTGTGCTAGGCGGCGCGATGGCGTTGATCATCATGACGGGAATGCACTACGCGTTAGTGCCAATCATCTTGAGTAACATTGCAACACTGGGCTTCGATAAGTTCTTGCCACTGACGTTCATCTCTAACATGGGTCAGGCAGGTGCAACATTAGGTGTATTCTTCCGTGCGAAGGACAAAAAACTTAAAACCGTTGCCTTGTCTACAAGTTTCACGGCACTCATGGGTGTAACTGAGCCTGCAATGTACGGCGTAAACATGAAGTACAAAAAACCTTTTGCTGCAGCTATGATTGGTAGCGCAGTGGGTGGTGGATTCGCCCTCGCATTTGGTGCTAAAGCATATGTCCTTGCAGGTAACGGCGGTCTCCCAGGACTTCCTTCGTTGATCGGACAAACCTTCTGGTATTCACTAGGTGGTATGGCGCTAGCGTTTATTGTAGGAACGATCATGTCTGTCGTATTCGGAATTAAGGAGGAAGAAGGCGATGCTGAAGCGTTGGCTCAATTCTCTCCAGGCGCTACAGCGTCACCCAAAGCTACACCTGCCAATAACGCATCTGTAGACGTGGACGACATGGGTGCTCCAGCTCCTACAGGTAATGCAACAGCAGTTGCACCGATGACAGGAAAAGCAATCCCCCTGCAAGAGGTCAATGATCCTACCTTTGGAGACGAATTGATGGGCAAAGGTGTTGCTTTCGTGCCTTCGATCGGTGAACTCGTATCTCCAGTCACAGGAACGGTAATGAATGTGTTCAAAACAAAACATGCCATTGTTGTACGCAGTGATGATGGTATGGAACTACTGATTCATGTCGGAATCAACACCGTGAAACTACGTGGACAGTATTTTGAATCCCATGTTACATCAGGCACACGCGTGCAAGCGGGAGATCTTATGCTTACGTTTGAACTTGATGAAATTGCGAAGGAATATGACATTACTACAGCAATGGTAGTTACTAATACAGCCGATTATCGTACAGTTCAACCTGTGCAATTAGGCGACATTCAGATCGGTCAGGATGTATTAAAAGCAGAACTGTAA
- the licT gene encoding BglG family transcription antiterminator LicT, whose product MIIKQIFNNNIVSTVDDKNQELLILGRGIGFKFKAGDEIDEERIEKVFRLQDTSIYERFKSIVAEVPIEILQATDDIVTLARTQLNKTISDGIYVSLSDHIHFAVQRMENGMITRNPLSWEVQHFYKAEYDVAREALTLLKERLDIEFPKDEICNIALHFINAEVNDSMNDVTHLMQLLQEIMNIIKYHFNVELDEDSVNYFRFITHLKYFCQRVITHSSHDDAEEYLYEVVRKNYPETFECIGKIEAFIHKNYQYDMTHSEQLYLTLHLERLMKTKRDR is encoded by the coding sequence ATGATTATCAAACAGATATTTAATAACAATATCGTCAGCACAGTGGATGATAAAAATCAGGAATTGCTGATCCTCGGCCGGGGTATCGGATTTAAGTTTAAAGCTGGCGATGAGATTGACGAAGAGCGAATTGAAAAGGTGTTTCGCCTTCAGGATACATCGATTTATGAGAGATTCAAATCGATCGTGGCGGAAGTGCCCATTGAAATTCTGCAGGCAACGGATGATATTGTTACGCTTGCGCGGACGCAGCTGAATAAAACGATCAGTGACGGAATTTACGTCTCCCTGTCAGATCATATTCATTTTGCCGTTCAGCGGATGGAAAACGGCATGATTACGCGTAATCCGCTCTCGTGGGAAGTACAGCATTTCTATAAGGCAGAGTACGATGTGGCTAGAGAAGCGTTAACCTTGCTCAAGGAACGACTGGATATCGAGTTCCCCAAGGATGAAATTTGCAATATCGCTTTGCATTTCATTAATGCAGAAGTCAATGATTCAATGAATGATGTCACCCACCTGATGCAGCTGCTTCAGGAGATCATGAATATTATCAAATATCACTTTAATGTAGAATTGGATGAAGATAGTGTTAACTATTTCCGGTTCATCACACATTTGAAATATTTTTGTCAGCGGGTCATTACACATTCATCACATGATGACGCGGAAGAGTATTTATACGAGGTCGTTCGGAAAAACTATCCGGAAACCTTCGAATGTATTGGTAAGATTGAAGCTTTTATCCATAAGAACTATCAGTATGACATGACACATTCGGAGCAGTTATATCTGACGCTCCACTTGGAGCGGTTGATGAAGACCAAGCGAGATAGGTAA
- a CDS encoding metallophosphoesterase — translation MFVLIGILFLLVYGLLVFYIGWSGWSWMKPVVAARFRLLYIVVLVFLSLSFILARMFGNISFLSIIGSYWLAIFSLLLIILPVAHLVLWLLRLTRIPRHHAHKWGGVVTLILLLSTLGYGIFNAYSPVVRQYNIQVDKKVEGMDKVKIVMAADMHFGLLSGPAHAKRMVEEINALQPDLVLYPGDIIDDNLDMYLNSGIADIIRDIKAPYGVYASLGNHDKFDGPIEDLIAALEKSDMQVLYDDKIMLDDKITLIGRKDRTEKDRAEVATLMQDTDLSKPVIMLDHQPYDLDIAEQNKVDLVVSGHTHRGQIAPAQFITAAIYENDWGYLQKGDMHSIVTSGYGFWGPPIRTSSRSEIVEINVTFKQ, via the coding sequence ATGTTTGTACTTATAGGTATATTGTTTTTGCTTGTATATGGTCTTTTAGTGTTCTACATAGGATGGAGCGGTTGGAGCTGGATGAAGCCTGTTGTGGCAGCCAGATTCCGTTTGCTGTACATCGTTGTACTGGTGTTCCTGTCACTGTCGTTTATTTTGGCGAGAATGTTTGGTAACATTTCATTTTTGAGCATTATCGGTTCATACTGGCTCGCCATCTTCTCATTGTTATTAATCATTTTGCCTGTTGCCCATTTAGTACTTTGGTTACTCCGCTTAACTCGTATTCCAAGACATCACGCACACAAATGGGGTGGTGTGGTTACGCTGATTCTGCTGCTGTCTACACTAGGATACGGGATATTTAATGCGTATAGTCCAGTCGTTAGACAGTATAATATCCAGGTGGATAAAAAGGTTGAGGGCATGGACAAGGTCAAGATCGTGATGGCAGCAGACATGCACTTTGGACTTCTATCAGGCCCAGCTCATGCGAAGCGTATGGTAGAGGAAATTAATGCACTCCAGCCGGATCTCGTGTTATATCCAGGTGATATTATTGATGACAATCTGGACATGTACCTCAATAGTGGGATTGCAGATATTATTCGTGACATCAAAGCACCTTATGGGGTCTACGCTTCCTTGGGTAACCATGATAAGTTTGATGGGCCGATTGAAGATCTCATCGCAGCGTTAGAGAAGAGTGATATGCAAGTATTATACGATGATAAGATTATGTTAGATGATAAGATCACCCTTATTGGGCGTAAAGATCGAACAGAGAAGGATCGTGCTGAAGTAGCGACATTGATGCAGGATACAGATCTGAGTAAACCGGTGATCATGTTGGATCATCAGCCTTATGATCTGGATATTGCCGAACAGAATAAGGTTGACTTGGTCGTATCCGGTCACACGCATCGAGGACAGATTGCGCCGGCACAGTTCATCACAGCAGCGATTTACGAGAATGATTGGGGTTATCTGCAAAAGGGTGATATGCATTCCATTGTGACCTCTGGATATGGTTTCTGGGGACCTCCAATTCGGACAAGCAGTCGCTCTGAGATTGTAGAGATTAATGTAACGTTTAAACAATAA
- the gndA gene encoding NADP-dependent phosphogluconate dehydrogenase, whose translation MSKQQIGVIGLAVMGKNLAFNIESKGFSVSVFNRSPEKTHDLLKEAEGKNLIGTFSIEEFVASLESPRKILIMVQAGKATDATIEQLLPYLDQGDIIIDGGNAYFPDTQRRSKELEEKGFRFIGAGVSGGEEGALKGPAIMPGGQESAYALVEPILTAISAKVGDDACSTYIGPDGAGHYVKMVHNGIEYGDMQLIGEAYHLLKSVLNVSVEELHEIFTEWNQGELDSYLIEITADIFSKYDPETGKPMVDVILDAAGQKGTGKWTSQSALDLGVPLSMITESVFSRFLSAMKDERVAASKILNGPATETFSGDKKAFIENVRKALFASKIVSYAQGFAQMRAASDEYGWDLKYGSIAMIFRGGCIIRSQFLQNIKEAYDKDAALKNLLLDPYFQNIVESYQGAWREVVAAAVQQGIPVPGFSSALSYYDSYRTERLPANLLQAQRDYFGAHTFQRVDKEGSFHFQWMDTNE comes from the coding sequence ATGAGTAAACAACAGATTGGTGTTATTGGATTGGCAGTAATGGGTAAAAACTTGGCTTTTAATATTGAGAGCAAAGGGTTTTCCGTATCGGTATTTAACCGTTCACCTGAGAAAACGCATGACCTTTTGAAAGAAGCTGAGGGGAAAAACCTAATCGGTACGTTTTCAATTGAAGAGTTTGTAGCTTCTTTGGAATCTCCGCGCAAAATCTTGATCATGGTTCAAGCAGGTAAAGCAACAGATGCAACGATTGAACAATTGCTTCCTTACTTAGACCAAGGAGACATTATCATTGATGGTGGTAATGCGTACTTCCCTGATACGCAACGCCGCAGCAAAGAGCTGGAGGAAAAAGGATTCCGCTTTATTGGCGCAGGTGTATCCGGTGGTGAAGAAGGCGCATTGAAAGGTCCAGCAATTATGCCTGGTGGACAAGAGAGTGCTTATGCCTTAGTTGAGCCTATCCTGACAGCAATCTCGGCTAAAGTTGGCGATGATGCTTGCAGCACATATATCGGACCAGACGGTGCAGGACACTATGTCAAAATGGTGCATAATGGTATCGAATACGGGGATATGCAGTTGATTGGTGAAGCATACCACCTGCTCAAATCCGTATTGAATGTCTCTGTAGAAGAGTTGCACGAGATCTTCACAGAATGGAATCAAGGTGAGCTGGATAGCTACTTGATTGAGATTACAGCAGACATCTTCTCCAAATACGATCCAGAAACCGGCAAACCAATGGTAGACGTAATCTTGGATGCAGCTGGACAAAAAGGAACAGGTAAATGGACAAGCCAAAGTGCGCTTGATCTCGGCGTTCCACTGTCCATGATTACCGAATCCGTATTCTCCCGTTTCTTGTCGGCGATGAAAGACGAGCGCGTAGCAGCAAGCAAAATTCTGAATGGCCCTGCGACAGAAACGTTCTCTGGCGACAAAAAAGCATTCATTGAGAATGTGCGTAAAGCACTGTTCGCAAGTAAAATCGTATCCTATGCTCAAGGCTTTGCTCAGATGCGTGCTGCATCCGATGAGTACGGCTGGGATCTGAAATACGGTAGCATCGCTATGATCTTCCGTGGTGGCTGCATCATCCGTTCACAGTTCTTGCAAAACATCAAAGAAGCATACGATAAAGATGCAGCGCTCAAAAACCTGCTCTTAGATCCATACTTCCAAAACATCGTTGAATCTTACCAAGGCGCATGGCGTGAAGTCGTGGCAGCTGCTGTACAACAAGGAATTCCGGTTCCTGGCTTCTCCAGCGCACTGTCCTACTACGATAGCTACCGTACAGAACGTTTGCCTGCAAACCTGTTGCAAGCACAACGCGACTACTTCGGTGCACACACGTTCCAACGCGTGGACAAAGAAGGTTCATTCCACTTCCAATGGATGGACACTAACGAGTAA
- the fsa gene encoding fructose-6-phosphate aldolase, translating into MKFFIDTANLEDIKKAYKIGVLSGVTTNPSLVAKEGIKFEDRIEEILREVPTVESVSAEVTPDALTAEEMIAQANELIKINNNDKNITIKLPMTLAGLEACRYLTEKGVKTNVTLIFTVNQALLAARAGATYVSPFLGRLDDISEDGVQLVAKVAELFRTHNLDAQIIAASVRHPDHVTRVAMAGAHIATVPFSVIEQISKHPLTDQGMEKFAADWKKTVQ; encoded by the coding sequence ATGAAATTTTTCATCGATACAGCAAACTTAGAGGATATCAAAAAAGCGTATAAAATTGGTGTACTTTCAGGCGTAACAACTAACCCATCTTTGGTTGCCAAAGAAGGCATTAAGTTTGAGGATCGCATTGAAGAGATTTTGCGTGAAGTGCCAACGGTTGAGTCCGTATCTGCTGAGGTTACTCCAGATGCACTTACTGCAGAAGAGATGATTGCACAAGCGAATGAATTGATCAAAATCAACAATAACGACAAAAACATAACGATTAAACTGCCGATGACACTCGCAGGTCTGGAAGCTTGCCGTTATCTGACTGAGAAAGGTGTAAAAACAAACGTTACACTGATTTTCACAGTTAACCAAGCGCTTTTGGCGGCACGTGCCGGTGCAACTTATGTATCCCCGTTCTTGGGACGCCTGGATGATATCTCAGAAGATGGAGTACAGTTGGTTGCCAAAGTTGCTGAGTTGTTCCGTACACATAACTTGGATGCACAGATCATTGCGGCATCCGTAAGACATCCGGATCACGTTACGCGTGTAGCTATGGCTGGTGCTCATATTGCTACAGTTCCTTTCTCTGTCATTGAGCAGATTTCCAAACACCCACTGACAGATCAAGGTATGGAGAAATTCGCAGCAGACTGGAAAAAAACAGTTCAATAA
- the zwf gene encoding glucose-6-phosphate dehydrogenase, which produces MEPTSLILFGATGDLAKRKIYPALYNLYIEQKLPESFSLIGLGRREWSDEFFQAQVEKSLHEFSRRQADPARVKSFVKAFRYSVLNISHKEDYIKLLDLVQKREAELSIPSNRLFYLSVGPEFFEPIAQNIQESGLGSTEGWKRLVIEKPFGHDLQSARDLNRNLSESFTEEEIYRIDHYLGKPMVQRLETLHQSNPIMKALWNNRYISNVQITANETVGVEERASYYDHVGAVRDMFQNHMLQLLMMMAIQLPYNSTPEKVGLKKKHIMESILPLQKQTVGASVIRGQYAEGSIQGKPVNAYTAEPGVAENTMNDTFIAAKLQIDDFFWRGVPFYIRTGKRMKEKSTRIVIEFKEPSGQAHGVKSNGSKPNLLLIEMSPDQSMTLQLNASDPQNKGDFKPVHIDLSPDREDLAEAYENLIHDALHGDPTFFAHWDEVELSWAWVQPILDAFTENLLPLHLYPAGSYGPAESDAMLAAEGHHWWFDEPADQDVSSVTDVPLAVNGNL; this is translated from the coding sequence ATGGAACCAACGTCTTTAATTTTGTTTGGTGCTACTGGCGATTTAGCCAAAAGAAAAATATATCCTGCACTATATAATTTATACATTGAGCAGAAGCTTCCAGAATCTTTCTCCTTGATTGGTTTAGGTCGTAGAGAATGGTCTGATGAGTTCTTTCAGGCACAAGTGGAAAAGTCGCTTCATGAGTTTTCCAGACGCCAAGCTGATCCTGCACGAGTGAAGTCATTCGTAAAAGCTTTTCGTTACAGTGTATTGAATATAAGCCATAAGGAAGATTATATAAAGTTGTTAGATCTCGTTCAGAAAAGAGAAGCTGAGCTGAGCATTCCTTCCAACCGTTTGTTTTACCTTTCCGTTGGACCGGAATTTTTCGAGCCTATTGCGCAGAATATTCAAGAAAGTGGGTTAGGCTCAACAGAAGGCTGGAAACGGCTTGTTATTGAGAAGCCATTCGGACATGATCTCCAGTCTGCTCGTGATCTTAACCGCAACTTGAGTGAATCCTTCACGGAAGAAGAAATTTATCGGATTGACCATTATCTGGGTAAACCGATGGTACAACGCCTGGAGACGCTACATCAAAGCAATCCAATCATGAAGGCATTGTGGAACAATCGCTACATCTCGAATGTGCAGATTACGGCAAACGAGACAGTGGGTGTAGAGGAACGGGCATCCTACTATGATCATGTAGGTGCAGTGCGAGACATGTTCCAGAATCATATGCTGCAATTGCTGATGATGATGGCGATCCAGCTTCCTTACAACAGCACACCGGAAAAAGTAGGGTTGAAGAAAAAGCATATTATGGAATCCATCTTGCCTTTGCAAAAACAAACGGTTGGAGCGAGCGTAATCCGTGGACAATATGCAGAGGGAAGTATCCAAGGCAAACCAGTTAATGCTTACACTGCTGAACCAGGTGTAGCTGAGAATACGATGAACGATACGTTCATTGCTGCAAAGTTACAAATTGATGATTTCTTCTGGCGTGGTGTTCCATTCTACATCCGTACGGGTAAAAGAATGAAAGAGAAATCCACACGCATCGTCATTGAATTCAAAGAACCATCTGGTCAAGCTCATGGAGTCAAGAGCAACGGCTCCAAACCTAATTTGCTTCTCATTGAGATGAGTCCTGATCAAAGTATGACATTGCAACTGAATGCAAGTGATCCGCAAAATAAGGGAGACTTTAAGCCAGTGCATATTGATCTTTCGCCTGATCGTGAAGATCTAGCTGAAGCGTATGAGAACTTGATTCACGATGCACTGCATGGTGACCCAACATTCTTCGCACACTGGGATGAAGTGGAGTTGTCATGGGCTTGGGTGCAGCCAATCTTGGATGCATTTACTGAGAACTTGCTACCTCTTCACTTATATCCTGCAGGAAGCTACGGTCCAGCAGAATCGGATGCAATGCTTGCAGCTGAAGGCCACCATTGGTGGTTTGACGAGCCCGCTGATCAGGATGTATCATCCGTAACAGATGTTCCTTTGGCAGTGAATGGCAACCTGTAA
- a CDS encoding LysR family transcriptional regulator, which translates to MTTNYELYKVFYWAAKTGSLTQAAKVLYITQPSVSHAIKQLEESFGLTLFYRNSKGVALTQEGMSLYSYIEQSQILISLAEEKMAALKSLDSGELRIGGSDSLFKHYMLSYLEEFHVLYPNIKLHLSHGTTPEVITFLKEGKIDLGVVRMPIVDPQLEVRESIQLKDCFVAGERYAELKDKVLSLETLLEHQLILFSRNSRVRMAITELFNSYGYTLKPEIEVGSVDLLIELARRGLGISYVTREFISKELEEGSLFEIQLDVSLPPSHVGIMTKRNMPTSLVTNRFMDLIFKS; encoded by the coding sequence ATGACAACAAATTATGAACTATATAAGGTGTTTTATTGGGCTGCCAAGACGGGAAGTTTAACGCAAGCGGCAAAAGTGTTATACATTACGCAACCAAGCGTCAGTCATGCGATTAAGCAACTGGAAGAAAGCTTTGGTTTAACCTTGTTTTATCGTAATTCCAAAGGGGTTGCGCTGACACAAGAAGGTATGAGCCTATACTCTTACATCGAGCAGTCGCAAATTTTGATCTCTTTGGCAGAAGAAAAAATGGCTGCGTTGAAAAGTCTGGATAGTGGCGAGCTTAGAATTGGCGGTAGTGATTCCCTGTTTAAACATTACATGTTGTCTTATCTCGAAGAGTTTCACGTGCTGTATCCAAATATCAAGCTGCACTTAAGCCACGGAACCACACCAGAGGTTATCACGTTCCTGAAAGAGGGTAAAATCGACTTAGGCGTTGTCCGCATGCCAATTGTGGATCCTCAGTTGGAGGTAAGAGAAAGTATTCAACTCAAGGATTGTTTCGTCGCTGGGGAACGTTATGCTGAACTCAAAGACAAAGTGTTGTCTCTGGAGACGCTGCTTGAACATCAGTTAATTCTCTTCTCTCGAAATAGCCGCGTAAGGATGGCCATTACGGAATTGTTTAATTCCTATGGCTACACACTTAAACCTGAAATCGAAGTAGGTAGTGTTGATCTACTCATTGAACTAGCAAGGCGGGGGTTAGGGATCTCTTATGTAACTCGGGAGTTCATATCGAAGGAGTTAGAAGAAGGCTCTTTGTTTGAAATTCAGCTGGATGTGTCCTTGCCACCTTCCCACGTCGGAATTATGACAAAGCGTAATATGCCTACTTCTCTGGTAACGAACCGCTTCATGGATCTAATTTTCAAATCGTAA